Sequence from the Microbacterium faecale genome:
GGACCACGAGCCCACCTCCGCGCAGGATTTCTCGGACGCCGCGCAGCGCGGAGCCTTCGCGCTGACCTGGCGCGCGCACGGGCTGCGTTACGGGATCCCGCGCGACGTCGACGCGCAGCTCGCGGCCGGATCCGTCGTGGTCGCGAATCTCTCGCGTGCCGTCGTCGCTGACGCGCGTCAGCGGTTCGCGCGGGTCGCCGTCATCGTCATCACGGCCTCCGCCGAGGTGCGGCTCGAGCGGATCCGCGCGCGCGGCCGTGAGGACCTCGCCGCCGCACGGGCGCGCATCGCGCGCCGAGGAGACGCGGTCGACCACGACCTCGAGATCGTCAACGACGGCACCATCGCGGAGGCGGGTGACGCGCTCGCCCGCTTCCTGGCCGACCGCCTGGCACCGATTCCGTCCTAGTCC
This genomic interval carries:
- the phnN gene encoding phosphonate metabolism protein/1,5-bisphosphokinase (PRPP-forming) PhnN, yielding MSAPGCFVAVVGPSGAGKDTVLGAARDALITDERIHFVRRVITRPAGPGEDHEPTSAQDFSDAAQRGAFALTWRAHGLRYGIPRDVDAQLAAGSVVVANLSRAVVADARQRFARVAVIVITASAEVRLERIRARGREDLAAARARIARRGDAVDHDLEIVNDGTIAEAGDALARFLADRLAPIPS